The Bacteroidales bacterium genome segment TTGCCGTCGTTGTAATAACGCCATTCACCGGCAGAACCCGGGAATTTCCGGTGAATGGCTGCCATAAGGTTTATCCAGTGTTCCTTGTTTTCTTTAATGATTGAAAAAATCAGTTCATCAGTCGGATTAACCGATTGATCTGTTAATACAAGTGGTTCCATGGGATATGAGGTTTAATTATTCTTTCTTAAACGTAAATTTTCCCCCTCCCTGTTCAAGAATAAAGGTATTGTTGTCAGGCTGAAATCTCATAACTATGCCGGCCTGCTGAAAAGTAAAGACATCTTCTTCTGTTGATTCCAATGGAATTTCCGGCTGATCAGTTCCCTGACCGAACAACTTTCCGTCGCGTGACTTAATGGTTACCTTAATAGGTATATCCGGGCATGCATACACTCCCTCGTATTTTACCAGGTCTTCCGCTTTAACGGCATAGGTTGTAAACTCAGGCAATTTGTCAGGAACACCATAATAATTATTCACCGTGCTCAGAAGTATATCATTGAGCTTATAGCGCGTTCCGTTCGAGCAAACGGCAAAAGCAACCTTATCCTCCGGAACGTAACAAAGTACTGAACTGAATCCATCAATACCGCCTGTGTGACCGTACACCTTTTTATCGTCGTATGGAAATTGAAGCATTCCCAGTCCGAAATTATCCTTGATGGTGGTCATCTGATCAAGGCTCTGTTGGGATATCAATTTCCCGTTAAATAAGGCATAAATAAATTTGGTAAGATCAGAAGGAGTTGAAACAATTGAACCAGCGCCATGGGGTATACTCATGTCGGTCTCAGGCTGTTTTACCCAGTCGTTTATATATTCAAAGGAATAGCATTCATTCTTGTTTAAATCGGTTTTTGCTCCATAATATGTCTGGGAAAGCCCGATCTTTGAGCAGATCTGGTTCTTAAGCACTTCGCCGTAAGGTTTGCCATATAATTTTTCTACTATGAGTCCCAGTAAATAAAAGTTCGTATTGCTGTAGTCGGCTTTAGTATCCGGTTCGAAATCAGGCTTGTTTTTCGAAATGATATCCAGCATCTGATCATGGGTCATAGGCTTCTGGTAATATGTCATGTAGAGTGAGTCATTGGTAAAACTGTGAATGCCGCTGCGGTGACTCAGCATTTCACCGATAGTGATTTTACCAGAGTTTGGAACCGAGGGATAATACTTGTCTAA includes the following:
- a CDS encoding serine hydrolase domain-containing protein, whose product is MKTNFLILSFILLFSSITNGQRFISAHEDSLLNLLSERNQSMGSVAVLTDGNVLYAKSFGYRETSPEKLPSDIKTHYRIGSISKMFTTVLIMQMVEKGKISLATTLDKYYPSVPNSGKITIGEMLSHRSGIHSFTNDSLYMTYYQKPMTHDQMLDIISKNKPDFEPDTKADYSNTNFYLLGLIVEKLYGKPYGEVLKNQICSKIGLSQTYYGAKTDLNKNECYSFEYINDWVKQPETDMSIPHGAGSIVSTPSDLTKFIYALFNGKLISQQSLDQMTTIKDNFGLGMLQFPYDDKKVYGHTGGIDGFSSVLCYVPEDKVAFAVCSNGTRYKLNDILLSTVNNYYGVPDKLPEFTTYAVKAEDLVKYEGVYACPDIPIKVTIKSRDGKLFGQGTDQPEIPLESTEEDVFTFQQAGIVMRFQPDNNTFILEQGGGKFTFKKE